A stretch of Paenibacillus peoriae DNA encodes these proteins:
- a CDS encoding GNAT family N-acetyltransferase produces the protein MSNNVMIPVLTIRSVELGDCEAVTGLLREVGYPMTCGVMKEVMGTTREDSQANMMVAEMDGRVVGVIGMHTAQSLAYPDPAVQITMLVVSGEYRGEGIGKRLVACGEEWGRAQGCYHLFITGANNRIKQVEARAFYNRIGFEKQGYRFSKKLR, from the coding sequence ATGTCTAACAATGTGATGATTCCAGTACTGACAATTCGTTCCGTAGAGCTTGGCGATTGCGAAGCCGTAACAGGACTACTAAGAGAAGTCGGATACCCGATGACTTGTGGTGTAATGAAAGAAGTTATGGGAACAACGCGGGAGGACAGTCAAGCGAATATGATGGTTGCAGAAATGGATGGTCGTGTTGTCGGAGTAATCGGCATGCATACGGCTCAAAGCTTGGCTTATCCTGATCCTGCCGTACAAATCACCATGCTAGTCGTGAGCGGGGAGTATCGCGGCGAGGGCATTGGCAAGCGCCTGGTGGCTTGTGGTGAGGAGTGGGGACGTGCGCAAGGATGCTATCATTTATTCATTACTGGAGCGAATAACCGCATCAAACAAGTAGAGGCCCGGGCTTTCTACAACCGAATCGGCTTTGAAAAGCAAGGCTACCGTTTCAGCAAAAAGCTTAGATAA
- the purT gene encoding formate-dependent phosphoribosylglycinamide formyltransferase, with product MWGAPFSAKAKKMLLLGSGELGKEVIIEAQRLGVECIAVDRYELAPAMQVAHRSHCLDMQDAEALKALIREEKPDIIVPEIEAIATGALEELEQEGFHVVPTARAARLTMDREGIRRLAAEKLQLPTAAYRFADNFEQLRSAVHELGTPCVVKPLMSSSGKGQSVCRAIEDAESCWNTALEGARAKTTRVIVEAFVPFESEITLLTVRSVSGTTFCPPIGHIQKDGDYVESWQPHGMTDKQLSEAEDIARTITDELGGYGLFGVELFLTTDGVIFSEVSPRPHDTGMVTMITQDLSEFALHVRAILGFPVPSVTLLTPGASATLKAEVATRDFVISGLHDALLLPRTQVRVFGKPETKPGRRMAVALSAAEDVETARKTAEEAANMLKVEVNHV from the coding sequence ATGTGGGGTGCTCCTTTTTCTGCCAAGGCTAAGAAGATGCTGCTGCTGGGTAGCGGCGAATTGGGAAAAGAAGTCATTATTGAAGCTCAGCGGCTTGGCGTGGAATGTATTGCTGTTGATCGCTATGAACTGGCTCCAGCAATGCAGGTAGCCCATCGCTCTCACTGTCTGGATATGCAGGATGCTGAGGCGTTGAAGGCACTAATTCGTGAGGAAAAGCCCGACATAATTGTACCTGAAATCGAAGCTATTGCTACGGGTGCTTTGGAAGAATTAGAGCAAGAAGGATTTCACGTAGTACCAACGGCCCGTGCCGCCCGTCTTACGATGGACCGGGAAGGTATCCGCAGGCTGGCTGCCGAGAAATTACAGCTTCCGACTGCTGCCTATCGTTTTGCAGATAACTTTGAGCAGTTGCGGTCGGCGGTTCATGAGCTGGGCACGCCATGCGTGGTCAAGCCCTTGATGAGTTCGTCGGGTAAAGGGCAGTCTGTATGCCGGGCAATCGAAGATGCAGAATCCTGCTGGAATACGGCGCTGGAAGGCGCGCGTGCCAAAACTACACGTGTCATTGTTGAAGCTTTTGTCCCGTTTGAGAGCGAAATCACCTTATTGACCGTCAGATCGGTTTCGGGTACGACTTTTTGCCCACCGATTGGCCATATTCAGAAAGATGGGGATTATGTCGAATCCTGGCAGCCCCATGGCATGACGGACAAGCAGCTTTCGGAGGCGGAAGACATTGCCCGTACGATTACGGATGAACTGGGTGGTTACGGATTGTTTGGCGTAGAGCTATTTTTAACGACTGATGGCGTCATATTCAGTGAAGTATCCCCTCGTCCGCATGATACAGGTATGGTGACCATGATCACGCAGGATTTGTCGGAATTTGCACTTCACGTGCGGGCCATCCTCGGATTCCCAGTGCCATCTGTCACGTTGCTTACACCAGGAGCTTCAGCTACTTTGAAGGCAGAAGTGGCTACGCGGGATTTTGTAATAAGCGGTCTGCATGATGCATTATTGCTACCCCGGACACAGGTGCGAGTGTTCGGGAAGCCAGAAACCAAGCCGGGTCGCCGGATGGCTGTAGCGCTTAGCGCTGCAGAAGATGTGGAAACAGCACGGAAGACGGCCGAAGAAGCTGCTAATATGCTGAAAGTGGAGGTAAATCATGTCTAA
- a CDS encoding ABC transporter ATP-binding protein yields the protein MNIPAEKAKPLKKPTNERFVYQDDDVIDKPFNWSEFKRLLAYMKPYARQILPILLVMMILGTITKLTVPYLISLAIDKAIAPAWPALPSVKLLLLITGAVLLLYLIQWAASTYRIKFTNIIGQRVIYDLREDLFKHIQKLSFNFFDKRPAGSVLVRVTNDINSLQDLFTNGAVNVLIDCVQLIGIIVILLLINWKLGLAVIVTVPIMFLISTKLRVRIRRAWQEVRMKNSRINSHLNESIQGIRVTQAYTQEQENMAYFDDMNSSSKKSWDKASAMNQVFGPLIDITGGFGTLVLFWFGAHLIQTDQLTVGLLVAFANYVGNFWEPINRLGQMYNQLLVAMASSERIFEFMDEQPNIANKPGAKALPPIRGDIQFEKVIFEYEKGRQALKGISLSVEAGQSIALVGHTGSGKSTIINLLSRFYDITSGRLTIDGQDVRDVTVESLRSQISIVLQDTFIFSGTIRDNIRFGRLDATDEEIEAAAKAVNAHEFIVHLPAGYETEVEERGGMLSMGQRQLLSFARALLANPRILILDEATASIDTETELKIQEALQVLLEGRTSFMVAHRLSTIRNADHIVVLDHGEIQESGNHEQLMKKHGIYRGLVEAQFRFL from the coding sequence ATGAATATACCCGCAGAAAAAGCCAAACCGTTAAAAAAACCGACGAATGAGCGCTTTGTCTATCAAGATGATGATGTCATTGACAAACCGTTTAACTGGTCAGAATTCAAACGTTTGCTGGCATACATGAAGCCCTATGCCCGTCAGATTCTGCCGATCCTTCTGGTCATGATGATTCTTGGTACCATTACCAAACTGACGGTTCCTTATTTGATCAGTCTGGCCATTGATAAGGCAATTGCTCCCGCATGGCCTGCACTACCCAGCGTAAAGTTACTGCTGCTCATCACGGGTGCCGTGCTCTTGTTATATTTAATTCAATGGGCAGCCAGCACGTACCGCATTAAATTCACCAATATTATCGGTCAACGGGTTATTTACGATTTGCGTGAAGATTTGTTCAAGCATATTCAAAAGCTATCCTTTAACTTTTTTGATAAGAGACCGGCAGGTTCTGTATTAGTGCGCGTGACGAATGACATTAACTCGCTACAGGATCTTTTTACGAACGGTGCAGTGAATGTCCTGATTGACTGCGTACAGCTTATCGGAATTATTGTCATTTTGCTGCTTATTAACTGGAAGCTCGGTTTGGCAGTAATTGTGACCGTTCCGATCATGTTTTTGATCTCGACCAAGCTGCGCGTTCGCATCCGTCGCGCTTGGCAAGAAGTGCGTATGAAGAACTCGCGTATCAACTCTCATTTGAATGAGTCTATTCAGGGGATTCGTGTGACACAAGCGTATACGCAGGAGCAGGAAAACATGGCTTATTTCGACGATATGAACAGCTCTAGCAAAAAATCGTGGGATAAGGCTTCTGCCATGAATCAGGTTTTTGGCCCACTTATTGATATTACCGGAGGTTTTGGTACGCTTGTGCTGTTCTGGTTTGGAGCGCATTTAATTCAGACAGATCAGCTTACAGTGGGACTGCTGGTTGCGTTTGCCAACTATGTTGGGAACTTTTGGGAGCCGATTAATCGGCTGGGCCAAATGTATAATCAGTTACTGGTTGCGATGGCCTCGTCAGAACGAATTTTTGAGTTTATGGATGAACAGCCGAATATTGCAAACAAACCGGGAGCAAAAGCCTTGCCACCCATTCGGGGTGACATCCAATTTGAAAAGGTCATTTTTGAATATGAGAAGGGACGTCAGGCGCTTAAAGGTATTAGTCTTTCCGTCGAAGCGGGTCAATCTATAGCGCTTGTGGGTCACACCGGCTCAGGTAAAAGTACAATTATTAATCTGCTCAGCCGTTTTTATGACATTACGTCAGGGAGGCTTACGATTGACGGTCAAGATGTGCGTGATGTCACGGTGGAGAGCTTGCGAAGCCAGATTAGCATCGTGCTTCAGGATACATTTATTTTTTCGGGGACGATACGCGATAATATCCGATTTGGCCGTTTGGATGCAACGGATGAGGAAATTGAAGCGGCTGCGAAGGCGGTCAATGCTCATGAATTCATTGTTCACTTGCCAGCTGGCTATGAAACAGAAGTAGAGGAGCGGGGGGGAATGCTGTCCATGGGCCAGCGACAGCTCTTATCCTTTGCTCGTGCCTTGCTGGCTAATCCGCGAATTCTTATTCTGGATGAGGCCACAGCCAGTATTGATACAGAAACGGAGTTGAAAATTCAGGAGGCTCTTCAGGTTTTACTGGAAGGCAGAACTTCTTTTATGGTCGCTCACCGTTTGTCTACCATTCGAAATGCTGATCATATCGTTGTACTGGATCATGGGGAAATCCAAGAAAGTGGTAATCATGAACAATTGATGAAAAAACATGGAATATATCGGGGGCTGGTGGAAGCACAGTTCAGATTTTTGTAA